GAGCTCTGCCAGGTTCTCCACCGGGAGCTTGCTCCTTCCCCCGACGACGATCCCTACTTCGCTCGCTGCCTTCGCCAATCCCAGCTCCACCTCGAAGCCCTCGCCGCCAGTCTCCGccccccctcttcctcctcctcctcctcctccgccgccgccgccgccgcatcccTTGCACGAGTCCTTCCTCCGCCTCCTCCCCCTCAGAAGGAGTTGCGGACGCAGCTGCAACGAGAACCAGGCGCAGGCGGCGGATCCAACCCCTCCAGCTCCAAGAAGCGCGCGCGCGCCTCCACTGAGGTGGTGCGCGCCACCCACCTCAGCCCCGCGGACCATCTCCGCTACCGCGCCCTCGTCCGCCGCGCGCGCCTCACCTTCGAGGCGCTCCGCAGCACCTACCAGCGCCAGGAGACCTCCAGCGGCGTCCGCAACCGCCATGACCTCCGCGCCTCCAGGCAGATGCTCTCCGCTGGCCACTGGCTCCACCGCGAGGTCCGCATCGTCGGCGATATCCCCGGCGTCTTCGTCGGCGACGCCTTCTACTACCGCGCCGAGATCTGCGTCGTCGGCCTCCACACCATGCCTCAGGCCGGCATCGGCTACATCCCCGGCAGCCTCCTCAACGAGGGCGACCCCGTCGCCACTAGCATCGTCTCCTCCGGAGGGTACCTTGACGACGAGGACACCGGCGACGTCCTCGTCTATACCGGCAGCGGCGGCCGCCAGCGCAACCGCGTCGACCACCACGCCAACCAGACGCTTGAGCGCGGCAACCTTGCGCTCCACAACAGCTACCTCTACGGCGTGGAGGTGCGCGTCATCCGGGGCCACGACATCGACCAAGGTCCGCACCGCAAGGTCTATGTCTACGACGGCCTCTACAGGGTCATTGAGTCCACCTTCGGCCCCGGCAAGTCCGGCCACGACGTCTGCAAGTTCAAGCTTGTGCGTCTCCCCGGCCAGGACGACCTAGCCAGCAAGACCTGGCACACCGCCAAGCTGCTCAAGGAGTCCATGGACGCCAGAATCCGCCCGCCAAGGTACATCTCCCTCGACCTCTCCAAGGGGGCTGAGCTTCTTCGCGTCCCTGTCTGCAACAAGGTGGACAATGACAGGTCTCCCCTGCTATTTGAGTACATTGCCCAACCTGAGTTTCCAGTGCGGCCAGCGCACGTGCCAGTCAAGCAGCACGGCGGCTGCCATTGCGCGGGGGGCTGTGGCTCCAAGTGCAGATGTGAGAGGAAGAACGGTGGAGAGCCAGTGTATACTGAGGATGACATTCTGGTGATGGGGAGACCGGTGGTGTATGAATGCGGTGCTCTGTGTGGGTGCCCCATGACCTGCGTGAACCGTGTGACGCAGCGAGGGATGAAGCACCGGCTGGAGGTGTTCCGCTCCATTGAGACAGGCTGGGGTGTCAGGGCGCTTGACTTGATACAGCCGGGAGCGTTTGTGTGTGAGTACACTGGGCATGTGGTTGTTATGGATGATCAGCCAGGCAGTGCATTGGAGGGTCGCAGCATCATCGATCCAAGGAGGTTTCCAGAGCGATGGAAGGAGTGGGGAGACGCCTCGGCTGTGGAACCAAACATGAAGAGACTCCAGTTTGCAAAGTTTGCAGGACCAGGTTATGTTCTTGATGTGTCACATAAGAGGAATGTGGCCTGCTACATTAGCCACAGCTGCACACCTAATGTGTTTCTTCAGTTTGTATTGCGTGGCAATGAGGACGAGTCGTTCCCTCACCTGATGGTTTTTGCCATGGAGACCATCCCACCCATGCGTGAGCTGAGCATTGACTATGGAATTGATATGGAGTTGAGTGCAATCTGATGCTGGTTCTGAGGCATCAATGTGGGGAAGGCAGGCTTACTAGACTTTTTGGATGATAGCGTAGGCGacgattttttttttggggggaatAATAACCATACATGATACACTGGTTTAGTTTTGCCCTAGTTTGCACCCTTCAATAGTTAAATTCTAGAATTCAGAGTGACAGAGTATCAAAAGGTGCTCATATTTCTGTTGTTGTCACTAATCCTTGCTTCATTTATAGGGCTTACCTGCAAAAGGCATGCTAAATCTGTTTTACTAGTGTTGATATGGTTAATGGCTGGCACAGAAAGACTGTATGTTTAGCaaccatgtattgtgaatgtTTGTGAACTTACCCTGTGTTAGTTACATGAATGAGCAGCTGCTTTATTTTGggatttgtttgctttgtgtaaaaCCCTCAATCTGGACAATTTGCATGCATATCTGAGTCCTTTGTGAGCATGAATCACTTGATTGGTAGTACTGAGAGGGTTTGTAACCAGTCCTGTTCACAGGGTCTGGGACGCCATGCTGTTTGAATGATGTCGAGTTAGATATTATAGATAGATTCTGGGTGTAGTCCTGACTCAATGACTCCTGAGGATAGGAAGTactataagacgttttggcttttctactcGATAAATAGTTTTTTACTATGAACTTAGATATAGATTCCGGGTGTAGTTATGAGACGACACTTGATGCCTAGGGTCCATTTTATTTTTCTCCGAGACGATACTTGCCTTTCGCTCTACCAAGCAGTGGTGGCCCTCATGGGACACATCACACAACACACAAGAAGACATTTTTAACCCACCATGTCGAGCAGTTTAGAAATATGTCTTTGAACAGTGTAGGAAGTGGAATTTGGTCGGGGTTGGTCGAgacagagttttttttttttttttttttgacaagtggTCGAGACAGAGTTGCTCCTCTTAAGCCTGATGAAGTAGAGTTTTTGCTTGGTTTTCCAAAGGACCAATACCAAGGGAATCAGCAGGACTAAGAGGTACAGATCTCTAGGTAACTCATTCCAAGCGGATACAAATGCTTACCATGTTTCCAAATGGACTAACGGAGATGTTTCCAAATGGCAATGGCATGAACGTTCTCTCTGAGACAGCTCTGCCCAAGTCTGGGATCTCTGTTGAGATATCTAAAGTAAACAGGAGTGTCTTGAAAGCCTGGTGGGATCAAACCCAATCAGGAACATTGATTGAAATCGCTGATGTAAGGGCAGTCCAATGGTATATTAATGGTGGTTTCTATCTCTATTAATTATCTTGTCAACTCAGCAAAAATCTGACGTGACAATCtaattaatgaagaaagagAGGGAAATATGAAGAAATCGTTTCTCAGATGAGAAACCACGTCTACTCGTCATCCAATGCACGAAGAAACCGCTGGTTTGCCGTTGGGAGGAAACGAGTGATTTCTATCGATGGGCCCGCGATGAGACTTCCTCCTCTGCATTCGTTGTCGCGCCGCCGTCGCTCAAGCCACGCCACCGTCTACAGGTCGCTCGCGTCGTCCGCAGACCGCATCGCTATCACCAACGCCACTCACGTTCGCATACGCCGCGCTGGCCGCGCTGCCGGTGGCCTGGCCTCTGCCTTGACGGCGCTCTCCATGGTGAGGTGGACGCTGGCCATAGGACATGCAGCCATCCATGGCGAGGTGCAGGTCACGACGGCGCTCTGCGTGATGAGGTCGTGGTCCGTTGCCTCGACGCTCGACGACGCTGTCCGTGGACGCGACCATCCATGGCGAGGTGCAGGTCGCGATGGTGCTCTCTGTGGCGAGGTCATGGTCGCCTAGTCC
This window of the Sorghum bicolor cultivar BTx623 chromosome 7, Sorghum_bicolor_NCBIv3, whole genome shotgun sequence genome carries:
- the LOC8054815 gene encoding histone-lysine N-methyltransferase family member SUVH9 codes for the protein METSPPPPPPPPPPPQIDHLLSQFPIIPKPDPDGPTPAQTPAPIAERSAALMLALTPELCQVLHRELAPSPDDDPYFARCLRQSQLHLEALAASLRPPSSSSSSSSAAAAAASLARVLPPPPPPQKELRTQLQREPGAGGGSNPSSSKKRARASTEVVRATHLSPADHLRYRALVRRARLTFEALRSTYQRQETSSGVRNRHDLRASRQMLSAGHWLHREVRIVGDIPGVFVGDAFYYRAEICVVGLHTMPQAGIGYIPGSLLNEGDPVATSIVSSGGYLDDEDTGDVLVYTGSGGRQRNRVDHHANQTLERGNLALHNSYLYGVEVRVIRGHDIDQGPHRKVYVYDGLYRVIESTFGPGKSGHDVCKFKLVRLPGQDDLASKTWHTAKLLKESMDARIRPPRYISLDLSKGAELLRVPVCNKVDNDRSPLLFEYIAQPEFPVRPAHVPVKQHGGCHCAGGCGSKCRCERKNGGEPVYTEDDILVMGRPVVYECGALCGCPMTCVNRVTQRGMKHRLEVFRSIETGWGVRALDLIQPGAFVCEYTGHVVVMDDQPGSALEGRSIIDPRRFPERWKEWGDASAVEPNMKRLQFAKFAGPGYVLDVSHKRNVACYISHSCTPNVFLQFVLRGNEDESFPHLMVFAMETIPPMRELSIDYGIDMELSAI